GCTGGAATATAAACTGTATGTGTCGGTGAATGGAAATGGAAATGCTTTGGGGGTAAAATTACCTCCCAGCTGCCAACAACATCAACATTCTCATGTGATTGCAGGAAATAGCAAATTTGGTCTAATTTCCTTtcaatataaaaaaaataaaagaacgATTAAGTGTAAGTGAAAAAATATTTAATTACATCCAACAATGTCCTTATAATAAAAACATAGCCTAATAAAACATGTAAATATGCTAAACAAAAGCAGAACAGAAGACGCATGTGTAAAGTGGGTCATTTGAATGGAGGCAATGAAAGAGTGCACCTACTGCTCGAtgtgtgtccctccctccctccctccgcaaCCGCTCCATAACGGTTAGTTCGGCGTGACGCGGATGGAAGCATAGGTATTGACAACACATTGATTACGAAAGAAGATGTGACAATAGCATACAAAAAGTAACCTCGTCCCAAGGAGGAAGTGTCTGGAGGACGATACTAGTAATAAAAATAGAGTTCCGCCTCTCCTACGGGAGGCCaacatcagtctctctatataagTGCCAAAAATATCGAAGTCAAGGGCAAGGCACTTCGATTCAACCGTCGACCACCATTACGCATCCCAGAGGCTGTATGAACGTCTGGTGAACGTCTTCAGAGAGTTGTCAGTTAGTCGGAGCACCAACATTATTATTCCTCTTGGTTAGTGTCTGAATGTGACGAGGTGGAACCGTCCGATTGACGGTCGACGTCTCCAGACCTCTCCTGCTCCGAAAGCTGCTCGCTCGACGGGATGGAATTCTTCTTAGGACGGCCTTTTGGTTTGGTTGGAGATTCCAATCCTCCTCCTTGTAGGACCTGTACAGTAGAAACAATTCAAGTTTTAAAACGACAAAACATAATCTACAATTAAACTGTTTAGGCCTACCATAAAACCATGTTAATGGACAAAACCACTCGCCTCCTTGTCATATTGTTCAAAATAAGAAATAAGAACTTACTATTTTCTTCCATTTCATTCGTCTGTTCTGGTACCAGGTCTTGACTTGTAGTTGACTCAGATCCAGAGACTCAGCCAGATCTATTCTGTATGGGGACAAAGTGGCAATTAGAGATTTTCTTTCATTTCAATCCAATTTCACATCTTGCACTAAACAACATTTGAGTCAATATCTAAAATGTTAAGATATATATTACATTGGTGTCAATATCTTGCATTCGTGTCATCCGTCTTAGAGAGAGATATGACTGATTGTAGGCCTATGTTATTGTGTTGTATATCTGACTAATTTGCGAGTCACTTTTACCCACAGCAATAATAGCCCCCTGGGGATAAATAAGGTTAATTGAAGGGTTTAAtttatttaaatacctgtctGGTGTTGAAAGGTACTTCTGTTTCTCAAATCTTTTCTCCAGGCCCATTAGCTGTAGCTCAGTGAAGACCGTCCTACTCCGGCGGCCTTTCTTGGTCTTGCTGTTGCCGTCTCCGCCGTGCTCCAGCTTGCTCCGGAGGTGGAGGTCCAACGGGAGGTGGTGGGAAGCTGAGCCGCCGTGGAGCCCCGGAGCCCCGGATAGGAGAGCGGAGC
This genomic window from Oncorhynchus nerka isolate Pitt River linkage group LG2, Oner_Uvic_2.0, whole genome shotgun sequence contains:
- the barx1 gene encoding homeobox protein BarH-like 1, giving the protein MQHPLDLGAHYYPPEVHPDHRSHSHRYRSFMIEEILTDHPDHKVSTPAGELLKFGVQALLSARPYHNHLVLKADQSGMLKFPMSPLSCSLGSPLGSALLSGAPGLHGGSASHHLPLDLHLRSKLEHGGDGNSKTKKGRRSRTVFTELQLMGLEKRFEKQKYLSTPDRIDLAESLDLSQLQVKTWYQNRRMKWKKIVLQGGGLESPTKPKGRPKKNSIPSSEQLSEQERSGDVDRQSDGSTSSHSDTNQEE